The following are from one region of the Natronosporangium hydrolyticum genome:
- a CDS encoding extracellular solute-binding protein has product MSIRRTTLATRSALAAVLLATATACSVDADADPGAGPGNGDGWQPAGELTGSLVLYSANPQDATDDLIAVFEERTGVTVEKYGDQSGQLVARLDAEWDNPQADLVYLASWSPAARYAAEGRLVTLETDHLDEVHDGWAAPGGEFVGRDGSALTLVVNTDVAPHTPADWADLASGDWQGQVTMPDPRESGTARDLIAAMVIAWGEDETWALFDDLFDNGLHVAGANGPALDNVVSGSYAAVLGGVDYLAYAAVERGEPLAVVAPDSGTTVSPRPLFIPAGAGNPAAAQAFVDFMLSPEGQAISVDHKLLPARADTAVAPDMVGYDEVTQLEFSFDEVGERGGDLLAEFVARYLD; this is encoded by the coding sequence GTGTCCATCCGCAGAACCACGCTGGCCACCCGCAGCGCGCTCGCCGCCGTCCTACTGGCCACGGCGACCGCCTGCAGCGTCGACGCGGACGCCGACCCCGGCGCCGGGCCCGGCAACGGCGACGGTTGGCAGCCGGCGGGCGAGCTCACCGGCTCGCTGGTGCTCTACTCGGCGAACCCGCAGGACGCCACCGACGACCTGATCGCGGTCTTCGAGGAGCGCACCGGCGTCACCGTCGAGAAGTACGGCGACCAGTCCGGGCAGCTCGTGGCCCGGCTCGACGCCGAGTGGGACAACCCGCAGGCCGACCTGGTCTACCTCGCGTCCTGGTCGCCGGCGGCGCGGTACGCCGCCGAAGGGCGACTGGTCACACTGGAGACCGACCACCTCGACGAGGTGCACGACGGCTGGGCGGCGCCCGGCGGTGAGTTCGTCGGCCGCGACGGGTCGGCGTTGACCCTGGTGGTCAACACGGATGTCGCCCCGCACACCCCGGCCGACTGGGCCGACCTCGCCAGCGGCGACTGGCAGGGCCAGGTGACCATGCCGGACCCGCGCGAGTCCGGCACCGCCCGGGATCTGATCGCCGCGATGGTGATCGCCTGGGGCGAGGACGAGACCTGGGCGCTGTTCGACGACCTGTTCGACAACGGCCTGCACGTCGCCGGTGCCAACGGTCCGGCGTTGGACAATGTGGTCAGCGGATCGTACGCGGCGGTGCTCGGCGGCGTCGACTACCTCGCCTACGCCGCTGTCGAGCGCGGCGAGCCGCTCGCGGTGGTAGCGCCGGACAGCGGCACCACCGTCTCGCCGCGGCCGCTGTTCATCCCGGCGGGCGCCGGCAATCCGGCGGCGGCCCAGGCGTTCGTGGACTTCATGCTCTCCCCCGAGGGGCAGGCGATCTCGGTCGACCACAAGCTGCTGCCCGCCCGCGCCGACACCGCGGTGGCGCCGGACATGGTCGGCTACGACGAGGTGACCCAGCTGGAGTTCAGCTTCGACGAGGTCGGCGAGCGCGGCGGTGACCTGCTGGCCGAGTTCGTCGCCCGCTACCTCGACTGA